A window of Macrotis lagotis isolate mMagLag1 chromosome 1, bilby.v1.9.chrom.fasta, whole genome shotgun sequence genomic DNA:
GTTTTTCCTGACCTTTATCACAGGTTCTCAGCAATATAGTATAACACATTTACTTGAAATATCCAACTATCCAGGTCCCATGGTCATAACACAATTTCTCTGGATAATATTTTTACTACTATGAACTTTATAGAGGCACTGAGATTATCTCTAGAGATGGTTACTCCTTTGCTATTTTGACTCTCCTCTACCACAGAACTGACAGCATCCTCCATCCCATCCACTGTCTACAGAAAATCCTCCTTCTTTATCCCATTTTCTAGTGATGGTTCTATATGTCATTTTAATGTCAGAATTAACAGAATTGAAAGAACATTAGCTCTGAAAAGCACAAGGATTATCCCACCCACAacctgttcattttataaatgaagaaacaaattcaCAGATGGAAACTTACTTGACCTTAAGTTTCAGAGGTATAATTGACAAATCTTGGATTCCAAGTCTTTTGACCCTAGTGCCCTTGTTACTAGAACACAATGCCATTTTTCCACTTTAAAGGTGACTCTATTCAAtgcatttctcttctttctgattAAAAACAGAAGCAAGTCATCAAGATCCCTTTTCATTACTTATGAATGAAGTCTCTACTACAATACTTAAGAATTAAGACTCTTCTTTGACTCTAGGACCCAAAGGTAGTGTAATCTGTTTCTTggcatattttatcttcttctaaACTTTAAATTGATGCTTAGAGTCTTCTGGTGCCTATGGTTTTGTGCCATCTCAGGGCATCTCTTAGGGCCTGCTTCACCTTATCATTACGGAGACTAAAAATGAATGGATTCAGAAGTGGGGTTATGATGCATACTAAAGCTGAGGCCCCTTTCTTAAGTGACATAGACTGGCTCTCTGCTGTGCGAATATAGAGGAAGATGGAGCCTCCATAGGCAATGATAACCACCACAAGGTGTGAAGCACAAGTAgaaaatgctttccttttttctttggctGTTGGAGCTCGGAAGACAGTAGCAAAGATGTAGACATAGGAGACAGTAGTTAGTCCCAGAGAGCCCAGAAGAGCAGTTGTGGAAAGGATAAAGGCCACTAACTTCAGAAGCTGGGTATCCCCACAGGAGAGCTGTATCAATGGCCAGCTATCACAGAAGAAATGGTCAATGATATTGGGACCACAGAAAGGTAGGCTAGCCATGAGAATGGTAGGAGAGAGCACCCAAAGGAAACCCGCAATCCAGGAGGCCATTACTAGTTGGACACAGATGGGATGATCCATCAGAGTCTCATAGTGTAAAGGACAGCAGATGGCCAGATAGCGGTCCAGGGACATGACAGCTAGAAGAAAATAGTCAGTGGTGGCCAGGAGGAAATAGAAGTAGGACTGCATGATGCAGCCAGCAAAAGAGATAGAGTAGTTCCTGGTGATGATGCTGACCAGCATCTTGGGAACCACAACAGAGACCCATCCAAGCTCCAGGAGAGACAGATTTCTCAAGAAGAAATACATCTGGGTTTGTAGGCGGTGGTCAGACCAACTAAGTACAATGATGAGCAGGTTTCCCAGGATTGTTACCATATATGTCACCAGAAGTCCTAAGAATAATATGATCTGCAGGCTCCAACTTTCAGGATAACCAATCAATACAAATTCTGTTACCTGGGTCCAGTTCTCTGAATACATTTCCCTTTACCTATGGGGGCAGAAAGACATATGAAATTCATTCAGGTTTGGTGAAAGGCAATTAAACAATCAGCTATTTATTGATCACCTAGTAGATGAGGGACAGATTGTGAGGACttaaaaagaataagagagagagtctctaatttcaaagaatttctcaTCTTGCTGGGTATAAAGTTTTTGGAAGGAATCTTTGTGGGAAATACCGTAATAATTGTTAACCTGGATATTGGGTAAGTCTCCATTTATTTTCACCCATATGTTTTGTATAGATAAGCATTTTGTACCACATGTACATCTTCCTTAATATAAAGTCAAGCCCTCAAATAAAGCAACTGCTACCATTGCTTTATGATGAGTGCTATGGCTCCTTTTTAGTTTCACTTAGCCTGGAAGATTGACAACTCAACATACATATCATCATATAACATGATATAGcatgtttataaatgtttataaaatatttttagtcttGTGAGATACCtagaaaagattttattaatctcaAGTTCACAACCCTACAACCAGGACATGTAATAAGTTAGTATTCAAACCAAAATCTTTTGATTTCAGATTCTGAAACTTTGGCCTTCCAGCTAAAGCTAAGATGCACTATGGGTTGGTAGTAGTGAAAGAGGAAGCAAGTGCTGAAGTCTGCCATGATTGAAGCTAGGATGGGGATGTATAATCAACTCACTGTGTTTTAAGATGGTGAGTCATATATCAGGCATATAGATTTACAATTGTAACTATTTAGAAAGTAAATCATTCTTTTATGAGCTTTACCTTGTATGTTATCCATTTGGCCTCTCAGCAATCTTATCAATGCCAGGGTTTCGGGAGGATCATTAAAAATATAGGGCAGCAAAAATTAAGTTCCAGGTGAATGGCATTTACGATGAATTATATGGAAATTCAGAAAATGGAGGTATTACTGGGACTTAGGACAAGCAGAGAAGCCAAGCAGAGGAAGCAACTCATCAACTATATCTCTAAGGAGTGGCGGCgataaaaactaaatgaaataacatgaaaTCTAATACACATGAATATACAGGCCTATCTTTAGGTTCAAAACTAAacttccaaaatttaaaaaaagactagaggggcagctaggtggcacagtggataaagcaccgaccctggagtcaggagtacctgggttcaaatccagtctcaaacacttaataattacctagctgtgtggccttgggcaagccacttaaccccatttgccttgcaaaaacctaaaaaaaactataaaaaagataatatttaaaaaactctACAAACTTGGATACTTTAGTGCATCATGGTCACCAGATGAGTTATTGGTGTGAAATGGCACTCCAATAAGCCAAAGATATCTTAGGATGCATTAAGAAAAGTAGTATCTGCAATGAGGGACTTGATATTTCCAGATAACTGGTTAGATCCCATCTGGCTCCAATGGCATAGCAAACTCAAAGCATCCAAAACAAAATTCACTATGTTCCCTCATGAACCATctctaaaacttttttattttgattgtagacatcattttttttttcagtcactgTTTTCTGACCTGAGAATTCAACTTGAGGGAATCCAATTCAATTCTTTCCCCATGCAAATGTTACATCTCCatcattctccaactgaaatTGAAGTCCTATTCCTTATCCCACTCTATCCTGCGTCCACTGT
This region includes:
- the LOC141522314 gene encoding olfactory receptor 6T1-like; translation: MYSENWTQVTEFVLIGYPESWSLQIILFLGLLVTYMVTILGNLLIIVLSWSDHRLQTQMYFFLRNLSLLELGWVSVVVPKMLVSIITRNYSISFAGCIMQSYFYFLLATTDYFLLAVMSLDRYLAICCPLHYETLMDHPICVQLVMASWIAGFLWVLSPTILMASLPFCGPNIIDHFFCDSWPLIQLSCGDTQLLKLVAFILSTTALLGSLGLTTVSYVYIFATVFRAPTAKEKRKAFSTCASHLVVVIIAYGGSIFLYIRTAESQSMSLKKGASALVCIITPLLNPFIFSLRNDKVKQALRDALRWHKTIGTRRL